Genomic DNA from Paenibacillus sp. KS-LC4:
AGAAAGCGCATTGTGGAAAAAGATGGTTGATGGAGAGTGCCGAAGCAGCTCCTCAACCGTCTTTTTTATTTGGAGAAAACGATTGAAAGCGTTATTAATTCGTGCTTGCGTTCTGCTGCTGCATAGTGTTTAATGATTATATGGATTGTAAATTTATTATCTGATTAACAAAAATATTAATCTTATGAGGTGAGCTAATGTCAAAACAAGCAAAGCTGATCGTTGATAAGGATTTTGTAGTAGGTGAAGTCGATAAAAGAATTTATGGCTCGTTTATCGAGCATTTGGGCCGAGCGGTATATGGCGGTATTTATGAAAAAGACCATCCGCAGGCGGATGAACAGGGGTTTCGCTCCGATGTGCTGGAGCTTGTAAGAGGGCTGGATGTGCCGATTGTACGATATCCCGGAGGAAACTTCGTTTCCGGGTATAACTGGGAGGATGGCGTAGGCCCGCTAGATCAGCGGCCAAGACGTCTGGAGCTTGCTTGGCGCACGATTGAGCCGAACTGGATTGGCTTTAATGAATTTATGGACTGGTGCCGCAAAGCAAATACAGACGCGATGATGGCTGTGAATTTAGGAACGAGGGGCCCAGATGAAGCACGTAACCTCCTTGAATATTCCAATCATCCGTCAGGATCGTATTGGAGTGATTTGCGTATTCAGCACGGCTATAAGGACCCGCACAATATCAAAACCTGGTGCCTGGGCAATGAGATGGATGGCCCTTGGCAAATAGGCGCTAAAACAGCCGTCGAGTATGGACGTATCGCCAGCGAGACTGCAAAGGTTATGCGCTGGGTCGATCCCACGATTGAGCTTGTCGCTTGCGGCAGCTCAGGAATCGCCATGCCGACCTTCCCGGATTGGGAAGCTACGGTGCTGGATTTAGCTTATGATGAGGTAGATTATATTTCCCTGCATCAGTATTACGGAAACCGCGATAAGGATACAGCAAATTTCCTGGCACAATCTGTGGGAATGGACTCCTTCATTCATACGGTCATTTCTACAGCCGACTTTGTGCAGGCGAAGAAACGCAGCAAGAAGAAAATCAATCTTTCCTTCGATGAGTGGAATGTATGGTTCCATTCAAATGAAACGGATAAAAAAATTGACCCGTGGCAAATTGCCCCTCCGCAGCTGGAAGATATTTATACGCATGAGGATGCGCTGGTCGTTGGCTGTATGCTGATTAGCCTGCTCAAGCGAGCCGATCGTGTGAAGATGGCATGTATCGCGCAACTCGTCAACGTCATCGCTCCAATTATGACGACAAATGGCGGAGGAGCCTGGAAACAGACGATCTATTACCCGTATATGCACGCAAGCCTGTTCGGAAGAGGCGAGGTGCTTGTACCGCTCATGAGCTCGCCTAAGCATGACACGAAAGAATTTACAGATGTGCCTTATATTGAAGCGGTAGCTGTGCATAATGAAGAGAAGCAAGAGGTTACTGTGTTTGCCGTGAATCGTCATCTGGAAGAAAGCATTGCATTCGATATCGACCTGCGGAGCTTCGGTCAAGGACGAATTTTGGAGCATATTGTTTTGGAAAATGAGGATTTGTTAGCTTCCAATACAGCAGATGCGCCTAACCGCGTCACGCCGCACACGAATGGCAGCGCCGCATTGACGGATAAAGGACAATTTCAAGCTGTGCTGAATAAAGCATCATGGAATGTCATTCGAATTAAGCTGTAAATTCAAATGGGGAACAATCGCAAGCGTAGCTGAGGTGAGAGGGCTAAGCTTGCGGTTGTTCCCTCTCGTTTCATTTTATGCGATGATAGGGAGAGGAGGGGGGAAACAAAATGATTAAAGCCAATACAGATATAGCTTGGCTGCCGCTTTATGAGGCGCTGTCGAGTCAGGTGCGGCTTCATATTATAGATTTGCTGGCAGTAAGTCCGATGAATGTCAAAGAGCTTGCAGAGGCGCTGGGGCTTAGCAGCGCGATTGTGACGATGCATATCCGCAAGCTGGAGAAGGCGAATCTCATCGAGACGAAGATGGTACGCAAGCAGGGAGGCACGCATAAAATATGTACGCTTGCCAAGCAGCACATTGAAATCGAGCTGCCCCATCACACACGTGAAGTGAAAAAAATGCACGAAAGCACGGTGCCGATTGGACATTACACCGAATATGAAGTGCATCCGACCTGCGGCATCGCGACGGTGGAGAAGGTTATTGGACAATTCGATGACCCGCGCTTTTTTCTAGAGCCGGAGCGGATGAATGCGGGCATTTTATGGTTTGGCCGGGGATACGTCGAATATAAAATTCCTAATTA
This window encodes:
- a CDS encoding alpha-N-arabinofuranosidase; translation: MSKQAKLIVDKDFVVGEVDKRIYGSFIEHLGRAVYGGIYEKDHPQADEQGFRSDVLELVRGLDVPIVRYPGGNFVSGYNWEDGVGPLDQRPRRLELAWRTIEPNWIGFNEFMDWCRKANTDAMMAVNLGTRGPDEARNLLEYSNHPSGSYWSDLRIQHGYKDPHNIKTWCLGNEMDGPWQIGAKTAVEYGRIASETAKVMRWVDPTIELVACGSSGIAMPTFPDWEATVLDLAYDEVDYISLHQYYGNRDKDTANFLAQSVGMDSFIHTVISTADFVQAKKRSKKKINLSFDEWNVWFHSNETDKKIDPWQIAPPQLEDIYTHEDALVVGCMLISLLKRADRVKMACIAQLVNVIAPIMTTNGGGAWKQTIYYPYMHASLFGRGEVLVPLMSSPKHDTKEFTDVPYIEAVAVHNEEKQEVTVFAVNRHLEESIAFDIDLRSFGQGRILEHIVLENEDLLASNTADAPNRVTPHTNGSAALTDKGQFQAVLNKASWNVIRIKL
- a CDS encoding ArsR family transcriptional regulator; amino-acid sequence: MIKANTDIAWLPLYEALSSQVRLHIIDLLAVSPMNVKELAEALGLSSAIVTMHIRKLEKANLIETKMVRKQGGTHKICTLAKQHIEIELPHHTREVKKMHESTVPIGHYTEYEVHPTCGIATVEKVIGQFDDPRFFLEPERMNAGILWFGRGYVEYKIPNYLLPGQRPSAFELVLELGSEAPGYNPNWLSDISFSLNGTTIGKWTSPGDYGGTRGKYSPSWWHSNLNQYGLLKVIRVQEDGTFVDGQQVSDASVQQITMDRNHWTLRIAVDKDAAHVGGLTLYGKGFGNYSQDIMFRVYYEE